A section of the Pleuronectes platessa chromosome 7, fPlePla1.1, whole genome shotgun sequence genome encodes:
- the LOC128444284 gene encoding zinc finger MYM-type protein 1-like — translation MAAVIRARITEEVKSASFVAIQADETTDVSTQTQMVMVLRYIDGSHAVQERFFEFVPLSSSTADSIATAIMERLNSLFTEEERGKLIAQAYDGANVMRGEKAGVQQKVREHYKNAHYLHCYAHQLNLIMQQATSQVPAVRVFFSDLNGISSFFSRSPKRTTILDQVVARRLPRASATRWNFNSRVVNTVYENLDDLIECFEAISTDGSFDCTTVREASGYLRMLQDDDFKFFLHLFHQIMPHVDIMYQQLQKKDIDAVFIKRALQSFTSSVQAIRDQSSSPEQQQVAAGTTGKMRALGEQDKQRLSKEVCDTILGHANERFSFTSHLESATLLQGDLFEQYCHVFPDEALNTTAKAYPMLNKAKLKTELSLIYESPDFKGCSGALALYQVLQRNNLHETLSETVALLNILITTPMTTAEAERCFSTLKRIKTFLRNSMGQDRLNALAMLSMERELVRNMPDFNERVIDHFAALKERRAKFQYK, via the exons ATGGCAGCTGTCATTAGGGCACGCATTACGGAGGAGGTGAAGTCGGCCAGCTTCGTTGCGATACAAGCTGACGAAACAACGGACGTCTCGACTCAGACTCAGATGGTCATGGTATTGCGATACATTGATGGGAGCCATGCTGTTCAAGAGCGTTTTTTTGAGTTTGTCCCCCTCTCGTCTTCAACGGCTGACTCGATTGCCACTGCTATTATGGAGAGACTGAACAGTCTATTCACCGAGGAAGAGAGGGGTAAACTCATCGCGCAAGCATATGACGGGGCCAatgtgatgagaggagagaaggctgGTGTGCAGCAAAAAGTGCGAGAGCATTACAAAAatgcacattatttacattgctATGCACACCAGCTGAATTTGATCATGCAGCAAGCCACTTCTCAGGTCCCAGCAGTGAGGGTTTTTTTCTCGGATCTGAATGGCATTTCTAGCTTTTTTAGTCGGTCACCCAAACGCACCACCATCCTCGACCAGGTTGTTGCACGGAGGCTGCCAAGAGCATCGGCCACAAGATGGAACTTCAACAGCAGGGTCGTGAACACAGTCTATGAGAACCTAGATGACCTCATAGAGTGTTTTGAAGCCATCAGCACAGACGGCTCATTTGACTGCACCACAGTGAGGGAGGCATCTGGCTACCTGAGGATGCTGCAGGACGATGACTTCAAGTTTTTCCTGCATCTATTTCATCAAATCATGCCTCACGTTGACATTATGTACCAACAGCTGCAGAAGAAGGACATTGATGCAGTCTTCATCAAACGTGCTCTGCAGAGCTTCACAAGCAGTGTTCAAGCCATACG gGACCAGAGCtcatctccagagcagcagcaagtAGCAGCAGGAACTACAGGAAAAATGAGGGCCTTGGGAGAGCAAGACAAGCAGAGGCTGTCTAAGGAG GTCTGTGACACCATCTTGGGCCATGCAAACGAGAGGTTCTCTTTCACAAGCCACCTTGAGAGTGCAACGCTGCTACAAGGAGACCTGTTTGAGCAGTACTGCCATGTGTTCCCTGATGAGGCTCTGAACACCACTGCCAAGGCATACCCCATGCTGAATAAGGCGAAGCTCAAGACTGAACTGTCCCTTATCTACGAGAGTCCAGATTTCAAGGGCTGCAGTGGTGCATTGGCACTCTACCAGGTTCTACAGAGGAACAACCTCCACGAGACCCTATCTGAGACTGTGGCTCTGTTGAACATCCTCATAACCACTCCCATGACAACTGCTGAAGCTGAGAGGTGTTTCTCGACCTTAAAGAGAATCAAGACATTCCTGCGAAACTCAATGGGACAGGATCGTCTCAATGCTCTGGCCATGCTTTCCATGGAGAGGGAACTAGTCAGGAACATGCCTGATTTTAATGAGAGGGTCATTGATCACTTTGCTGCTTTGAAAGAGAGACGAGCAAAATTTCAATACAAGtga
- the rxfp3.3b gene encoding relaxin-3 receptor 1 — translation MAELLNHNSTSSWNRSAAGQDRFSSLDDIDLPADGSPTLRILISIVYSVVCAAGLVGNLLVLFLMKVRRGRKKRSSINLFILNLAVTDFQFVLTLPFWAVDTALDFSWPFGNAMCKIILSVTVMNMYASVFFLTAMSVTRYWSVASALKDRTRRRVCPVRWVIFGLWVSASVASLPTAIFSTVKSVAGERLCLLGFPDGQAWLALYHLQKILVAFVFPMLIVTVCYLLLLRFVRLRSMNNNQVKRRSRVTRSVTIVVLSFFICWMPNHAITLWGVLVKFNLVNWDRTYYMVHTYVHPVTVCLAHTNSCLNPVLYCLMRREFRKKMKDLFWRISSPTGTNTCHMRPFSGTVRAEPDDTQIVIPLNNVETDNCRLSVVTDQCDTDALQR, via the coding sequence ATGGCGGAGCTGCTGAACCACAACTCCACGTCCTCTTGGAACCGCTCCGCCGCGGGACAGGACCGCTTCAGCAGCCTGGATGACATCGACCTGCCGGCGGACGGGTCCCCGACCCTGCGCATCCTCATCTCCATCGTGTACTCGGTGGTGTGCGCGGCCGGGCTGGTCGGGAACCTGCTGGTGCTCTTCCTGATGAAGGTGCGCCGGGGCCGGAAGAAGCGCTCCAGCATCAACCTGTTCATCCTCAACCTGGCGGTGACGGACTTCCAGTTCGTGCTCACTCTGCCCTTCTGGGCTGTGGACACGGCCCTGGACTTCAGCTGGCCCTTTGGAAACGCCATGTGCAAGATCATCCTGTCCGTGACCGTGATGAACATGTACGCCAGCGTGTTCTTCCTCACCGCCATGAGCGTCACCCGCTACTGGTCGGTGGCCTCGGCGCTGAAGGACCGGACCCGTCGGCGGGTGTGCCCGGTGCGCTGGGTGATCTTCGGGCTCTGGGTCTCCGCCAGCGTGGCCTCTTTGCCCACAGCGATCTTCTCCACGGTGAAGAGCGTGGCCGGAGAGCGGCTGTGCCTCCTGGGCTTCCCGGACGGCCAGGCGTGGCTGGCGCTGTACCACCTGCAGAAGATCCTGGTGGCCTTCGTGTTCCCCATGCTCATCGTCACCGTGTgctacctgctgctgctgcgcttcGTCCGCCTGCGCAGCATGAACAACAACCAGGTGAAGCGCAGGTCCCGGGTCACGCGCTCCGTCACCATCGTCGtcctctccttcttcatctGCTGGATGCCCAACCACGCCATCACCCTGTGGGGCGTGCTGGTCAAGTTCAACCTGGTCAACTGGGACCGGACGTACTACATGGTGCACACGTACGTGCACCCGGTGACCGTGTGCCTGGCGCACACCAACAGCTGCCTGAACCCGGTGCTGTACTGCCTGATGCGCCGGGAGTTcaggaagaagatgaaggatCTGTTCTGGAGGATTTCGTCGCCCACCGGGACCAACACGTGTCACATGCGACCGTTCTCCGGGACCGTGAGAGCGGAGCCGGACGACACGCAGATCGTCATCCCGCTGAACAACGTGGAGACGGACAACTGCCGACTGTCGGTGGTAACGGACCAGTGCGACACGGACGCGCTGCAGCGGTGA